From Thamnophis elegans isolate rThaEle1 chromosome 12, rThaEle1.pri, whole genome shotgun sequence, one genomic window encodes:
- the LOC116515205 gene encoding DBF4-type zinc finger-containing protein 2 homolog, whose product MRGRYHGAPSRARLPLSLSSCLRGRRSSGAGQNSGLGGDERRAGEAAGQGALAPPAGGSPALAQVRTCLGAGSVTSRRAGSAGWQLCSARLPGSQRGSSRRRVRLPCLARAAACAARASRSPATPEPPRRVHAAAIPASAMARPLQDRSRAQPTATVPRSPTFPVGGTLALPPSVSRPPLALSPGLNCLYRCGRAPEPPGSARASLQPTASCAQEEAPTEPEQSARGLNGHLTRTPLSLEQAIGARLRHMGDSFHQDHEERERRPRGALLAHLYHLVFHLLGILDNLPARG is encoded by the exons ATGCGGGGCCGCTACCACGGAGCGCCCTCGCGAGCCCGGCTCCCGCTGTCCCTGAGCTCGTGCCTTCGAGGCCGCCGCAGCAGCGGGGCTGGCCAGAATAGCGGGCTGGGTGGGGACGAGCGCCGAGCCGGAGAGGCGGCCGGGCAGGGCGCCCTCGCCCCTCCCGCGGGGGGATCCCCGGCTCTGGCACAAGTCCGAACTTGCCTGGGGGCGGGGTCGGTGACGTCACGACGGGCGGGGTCTGCGGGCTGGCAGCTCTGCTCCGCGCGGCTGCCTGGCTCGCAGCGAGGATCGTCCCGCCGCCGCGTCCGCTTGCCCTGCCTCGCCCGTGCCGCCGCTTGCGCCGCCCGTGCCAGTCGGAGCCCCGCTACCCCTGAGCCGCCCCGGAGGGTTCATGCAGCTGCA ATCCCCGCGAGCGCCATGGCTAGACCATTGCAGGACCGGAGCCGAGCCCAGCCGACAGCAACTGTGCCCCGGAGCCCAACCTTCCCTGTGGGGGGGACGCTGGCCCTGCCGCCCTCCGTCAGCCGCCCGCCGCTCGCCTTGTCACCCGGGCTGAACTGCCTCTATCGCTGCGGCCGGGCACCGGAGCCTCCCGGGAGCGCCCGTG CCAGCCTGCAGCCCACAGCGTCCTGCGCCCAAGAGGAAGCCCCCACAGAGCCCGAGCAAAGCGCAAGGGGGCTTAATGGGCACCTCACAAGAACCCCGCTCAGCCTGGAGCAGGCCATCGGGGCTCGGCTTCGCCACATGGGAGACTCTTTCCATCAAGACCACGAAGAGAGG GAGCGCAGGCCTCGGGGAGCCCTCTTGGCCCACTTGTACCACCTGGTCTTCCACCTATTGGGCATCTTGGACAACCTGCCTGCCAGGGGGTGA
- the SAE1 gene encoding SUMO-activating enzyme subunit 1 isoform X2, with amino-acid sequence MVEEKRRPGGGGISEEEAAQYDRQIRLWGLEAQKRLRGSRALVAGLRGLGAEVAKNLALAGVKALTLLDHRQVSLEDARSQFLLPTGSTGKNRAEASLERLQDLNPMVEVKADPENIEQKPEEFFTGFDVVCLTCCTQEVLLKVDQICKKHGIKFFTGDVFGYHGYMFANLGEHEFVEEKTKATKASQEGQGGPDAKKAKLGVAETVLVKKNVHFCLLKDALTLSWSSEGAKAALKRTAPDYFLLQGSLTAGPSPQQFLLLQRHEGQRGGRVPGPHPPILNYVGLGEGS; translated from the exons ATGGTGGAGGAGAAGCGGCGCCCCGGTGGCGGCGGCATCAGCGAGGAGGAGGCGGCGCAGTACGACCGGCAGATCCGCCTCTGGGGGCTGGAGGCGCAGAAGCG GCTGCGCGGCTCTCGGGCGCTGGTGGCCGGGCTGCGCGGGCTGGGCGCGGAAGTGGCCAAGAACCTGGCGCTGGCCGGCGTGAAGGCGCTGACGCTGCTCGACCACCGGCAG gTGTCCCTGGAAGATGCCCGAAGCCAGTTCCTGCTCCCAACCGGTTCCACGGGGAAGAACAGAGCGGAGGCGTCCCTGGAGCGTCTTCAGGACCTCAATCCCATGGTGGAGGTGAAAGCGGATCCGGAGAATATTGAGCAGAAACCGGAGGAATTCTTCACTGGCTTTGATGTG GTTTGCCTGACGTGCTGCACTCAGGAAGTCCTTCTGAAGGTGGACCAAATATGCAAGAAACACGGCATCAAGTTTTTCACCGGTGACGTCTTTGGCTACCACGGCTACATGTTTGCCAACCTGGGTGAACAtgaatttgttga AGAAAAGACAAAAGCTACCAAAGCCAGCCAGGAAGGACAGGGCGGCCCTGATGCAAAGAAAGCCAAACTGGGTGTTGCAGAGACAGTCCTGGTGAAGAAG AATGTTCATTTTTGCCTCCTAAAAGATGCCCTGACTCTCAGTTGGAGCAGTGAAGGGGCCAAAGCAGCCTTGAAGCGGACTGCCCCCGATTACTTCCTGTTGCAAG GCTCTCTCACAGCGGGACCCTCCCCTcaacaatttcttcttcttcaacggCATGAAGGGCAGCGGGGTGGTAGAGTGCCTGGCCCCCACCCTCCCATCCTGAACTATGTGGGCTTGGGAGAGGGGTCTTAG
- the SAE1 gene encoding SUMO-activating enzyme subunit 1 isoform X1, which yields MVEEKRRPGGGGISEEEAAQYDRQIRLWGLEAQKRLRGSRALVAGLRGLGAEVAKNLALAGVKALTLLDHRQVSLEDARSQFLLPTGSTGKNRAEASLERLQDLNPMVEVKADPENIEQKPEEFFTGFDVVCLTCCTQEVLLKVDQICKKHGIKFFTGDVFGYHGYMFANLGEHEFVEEKTKATKASQEGQGGPDAKKAKLGVAETVLVKKNVHFCLLKDALTLSWSSEGAKAALKRTAPDYFLLQVLFKFRTEKGRDPSPLSYQEDAEALRQMRLAVLASLGVGTDLIVDDFASCFSEMAPVCAVVGGVLSQEAVKALSQRDPPLNNFFFFNGMKGSGVVECLAPTLPS from the exons ATGGTGGAGGAGAAGCGGCGCCCCGGTGGCGGCGGCATCAGCGAGGAGGAGGCGGCGCAGTACGACCGGCAGATCCGCCTCTGGGGGCTGGAGGCGCAGAAGCG GCTGCGCGGCTCTCGGGCGCTGGTGGCCGGGCTGCGCGGGCTGGGCGCGGAAGTGGCCAAGAACCTGGCGCTGGCCGGCGTGAAGGCGCTGACGCTGCTCGACCACCGGCAG gTGTCCCTGGAAGATGCCCGAAGCCAGTTCCTGCTCCCAACCGGTTCCACGGGGAAGAACAGAGCGGAGGCGTCCCTGGAGCGTCTTCAGGACCTCAATCCCATGGTGGAGGTGAAAGCGGATCCGGAGAATATTGAGCAGAAACCGGAGGAATTCTTCACTGGCTTTGATGTG GTTTGCCTGACGTGCTGCACTCAGGAAGTCCTTCTGAAGGTGGACCAAATATGCAAGAAACACGGCATCAAGTTTTTCACCGGTGACGTCTTTGGCTACCACGGCTACATGTTTGCCAACCTGGGTGAACAtgaatttgttga AGAAAAGACAAAAGCTACCAAAGCCAGCCAGGAAGGACAGGGCGGCCCTGATGCAAAGAAAGCCAAACTGGGTGTTGCAGAGACAGTCCTGGTGAAGAAG AATGTTCATTTTTGCCTCCTAAAAGATGCCCTGACTCTCAGTTGGAGCAGTGAAGGGGCCAAAGCAGCCTTGAAGCGGACTGCCCCCGATTACTTCCTGTTGCAAG TGCTTTTCAAATTCCGGACAGAAAAGGGCCGAGACCCTTCTCCGCTGAGCTACCAGGAGGATGCAGAGGCGCTGCGCCAGATGCGCTTGGCTGTGCTGGCCTCCTTGGGTGTTGGAACTGACCTGATTGTTGACGACTTTGCCAG CTGCTTCTCAGAAATGGCCCCCGTTTGTGCTGTGGTTGGAGGGGTGCTGAGCCAGGAGGCTGTCAAG GCTCTCTCACAGCGGGACCCTCCCCTcaacaatttcttcttcttcaacggCATGAAGGGCAGCGGGGTGGTAGAGTGCCTGGCCCCCACCCTCCCATCCTGA
- the ZC3H4 gene encoding zinc finger CCCH domain-containing protein 4 has translation MAVESPSVPPPSSPHASPPAPSPAAAAAANPLLLHGPLGSPGLGGAGARPLQQHLLLHGPGPDEREDGELEEGELEDDGGEEPNGASETYEKSRKEKNEKHHSDSDEEKTHRRKRKRRKEREKEKRRSKKKRKSKHKRHASSSEDFSDYSEDSDFSPNEKGHRKYREYSPLYSSSHQQYSSSHSAPKKGYPKMENKSYPPYEEYENEGYCDYEGEEEEDMGKEDYDDFAKELNQYRRAKEGTHRGRGGRGRGRGYRGRGRGGMRGRGMGRSNRGRGRGEHPEEEEEEVYDEEMEFCEGEEPMGEEDYDDYSKELSQYRRSKEGRGRGMGRGRGRSSRGRGGKGMGRGRGHRGRSGLGKAGALNEEDDYYEDDLGDGGGSCGGYRRNDHEKSHQSDKKGKVVCKYFVEGRCTWGEHCNFSHDIELPKKRELCKFYITGYCARAENCPYMHGDFPCKLFHTTGNCINGDDCMFSHEPLTDETRELLDKMLADDAEAGAEDEKEVEELKKQGINPLPKPPPGVGLLPTPPRPPGPPAPTSPNGRPMPGGPPAPPPPLPPPGPPQMPLPLHEPLSPQQLQQQDLYKKIPSLFEIVVRPTGQLAEKLGVRHPGPSPPRFPGPGHPELPPDMPPDMLPDLCPDICPDMPIGPGMNPGPPLGPGPPMMPFGPEEMPPGPPTQDFYDNFYLHPEGLEMDPSLMVGPEGYPGYEEIPGEGLFPDPSLEPDSFCDGGLPRLQKPPNSIPDFLPSTPRALYLRIQQKQQEEERARRQAESCKQDRDHEEGDPGNWYSSDEEDGGGGSSVSSILKTLRQQSSSRPHEDPSGSPIPASGGRSDPRLQKSRPADPRLLRDPRLSRNLEPSGAGDAGPTDPRLARHSAASAPKTAEVLHSSPSVSQKAVPVTEEEEGERALRDKPVTIPLDTLPNLSLRDPRCQLQQFSHIKKDVVLLMPSFARMVLWSPEDLIPLPVPKQEPVPVPPTLQALPALDPRLNRPQNASVSDPRQRAGPQPEPSASPGSSLPDFELLSRILKTVNAAGSPGQADKPSDPRTRKAPADPRLPKASEPGSSGAAKQAEVSPPPAVGAEAAASIAPYDPRLLTAGGLSRGPGQSSVLSGISLYDPRTPSPGCKSAEPAGEGSPATKSAEGSKGGGSSGGNRGKEPLFVRRSALDQPEGEKPSAEPATDRYNSYNRPRPKAAPSAPAPTVPAAETAVTQPGVHNLPVPPVYGLVKQAAKSGPGSPFAGNSPVQEGEVQDAGSLKDVFKGFDPTASPFCQ, from the exons ATGGCGGTGGAGAGCCCCAGCGTGCCTCCGCCCAGCAGCCCCCACGCCAGCCCCCCGGCCCCCTCgccggccgccgccgccgccgccaaccCCCTGCTCCTGCACGGCCCCCTCGGCAGCCCGGGCCTCGGCGGCGCTGGCGCCCGGCCGCTCCAACAACACCTCCTCCTCCACGGGCCCGGCCCGGACGAAAG GGAGGATGGGGAGTTGGAAGAAGGGGAGTTGGAAGACGACGGGGGTGAGGAGCCCAATGGTGCTTCGGAGACATATGAGAAgagcaggaaggaaaaaaatgagaagcACCATAGTGACTCAGACGAAGAAAAGACGCACCGGAGGAAAAGGAAGCGtcggaaagagagggagaaggagaagcggagatcgaaaaagaaaagaaaatctaaacACAAA CGCCACGCCTCTTCCAGCGAAGATTTCTCTGACTACAGTGAGGATTCTGACTTCAGCCCAAACGAAAAGGGGCATCGGAAGTACCGCGAATACAGCCCCCTCTACTCTTCT TCCCATCAGCAGTACTCATCGTCTCACAGCGCCCCAAAGAAGGGGTATCCTAAAATGGAGAACAAGAGCTACCCTCCCTACGAAGAGTACGAGAACGAGGGCTACTGTGACtacgagggggaggaggaggaggacatggGGAAAGAAGACTACGATGACTTTGCAAAGGAGCTGAACCAGTACCGGAGGGCAAAGGAGGGGACGCACAGGGGGCGAG GTGGCCGTGGTCGAGGCCGAGGTTACCGTGGACGTGGAAGAGGTGGAATGAGAGGACGAGGCATGGGCAGAAGCAATCGAGGCCGGGGAAGGGGGGAGcatccggaggaggaggaggaggaggtttatGACGAGGAGATGGAG TTCTGCGAAGGGGAAGAGCCCATGGGGGAGGAAGACTATGATGACTATTCCAAAGAACTGAGCCAGTACCGCAGAAgcaaagaaggaagaggcagag GCATGGGCCGTGGCCGAGGCCGTAGTTCCAGGGGGCGAGGAGGCAAGGGGATGGGCCGCGGACGTGGTCATCGTGGCAGATCAGGCCTAGGCAAAGCGGGGGCGCTCAATGAAGAGGACGACTACTATGAGGATGACCTAGGG GACGGAGGGGGCAGCTGTGGAGGTTACAGGCGGAACGATCACGAGAAATCTCACCAGTCAGATAAGAAAGGAAAAGTCGTCTGCAAGTATTTTGTGGAAGGAAGATGCACTTGG GGGGAGCACTGCAACTTTAGCCATGATATTGAGCTACCAAAGAAGAGGGAACTCTGCAAGTTTTACATCACTGGTTATTGTGCCAGGGCGGAGAATTGTCCTTACATGCATG GGGACTTCCCTTGTAAGCTCTTCCACACCACTGGGAACTGCATTAACGGAGACGACTGCATGTTCTCGCACGAACCGCTCACGGATGAAACTCGGGAACTCCTTGATAAG ATGTTGGCGGACGACGCAGAAGCCGGAGCAGAGGATGAGAAGGAAGTGGAGGAGTTGAAGAAGCAGGGCATCAACCCATTACCCAAGCCGCCTCCTGGGGTGGGATTGCTGCCCACTCCCCCGCGTCCCCCAGGGCCCCCAGCTCCGACCTCCCCTAATGGCCGGCCCATGCCCGGAGGGCCCcccgcccctccccctccccttcctcccccagggCCCCCACAGATGCCCCTCCCGCTCCACGAGCCCCTCTCGCCgcagcagctgcagcagcagGACTTGTACAAGAAGATCCCTTCCCTCTTTGAGATTGTTGTGAGGCCGACGGGGCAGCTGGCGGAGAAGCTGGGGGTGAG GCATCCTGGCCCATCCCCACCTCGGTTCCCCGGGCCTGGGCACCCGGAGCTGCCTCCCGACATGCCCCCTGACATGCTCCCAGACCTTTGTCCGGACATCTGTCCCGATATGCCAATCGGCCCAGGGATGAACCCTGGCCCTCCGTTGGGCCCCGGACCCCCCATGATGCCCTTTGGCCCTGAGGAGATGCCCCCCGGCCCCCCAACACAGGACTTCTACGACAACTTCTACCTTCACCCAGAAGGTCTGGAGATGGACCCCAGCCTCATGGTTGGCCCAG AGGGCTACCCAGGCTATGAGGAGATCCCTGGGGAAGGGCTTTTCCCCGACCCCTCCCTGGAGCCAGATTCTTTCTGCGATGGAGGCCTCCCGCGGCTGCAAAAGCCCCCCAACAGCATCCCAGACTTCCTGCCTTCCACCCCGAGGGCGCTCTACCTCCGCATCCAGCAGAAGCAGCAGGAAGAAGAGAGAGCTCGCCGGCAGGCAGAGAGCTGCAAGCAGGACCGAGACCACGAGGAAG GTGATCCCGGCAACTGGTATTCCAGTGATGAGGAggatggcggcggcggcagcagtgtCAGCTCCATCCTGAAGACTCTACGGCAGCAGAGCTCCAGCAGACCCCACGAGGACCCCTCCGGAAGCCCCATTCCGGCCTCGGGAGGCAGGAGCGACCCCCGCCTTCAGAAGAGCCGGCCAGCCGATCCTCGGCTCCTGCGTGACCCCAGGCTCTCTCGAAACCTGGAGCCCTCTGGAGCCGGAGACGCAGGGCCCACCGATCCACGGCTGGCACGGCACAGCGCAGCCTCCGCCCCAAAAACAGCAGAAGTTCTCCATTCGAGCCCTTCGGTGAGCCAGAAGGCTGTTCCCgtcacggaggaggaggagggggaaagggccctgcgggaCAAACCGGTCACCATCCCTCTGGATACCCTGCCCAACCTCTCCCTGAGGGACCCCCGCTGCCAGTTGCAGCAGTTCAGCCACATCAAGAAAGACGTCGTCCTGCTTATGCCCAGCTTTGCACGGATGGTGCTGTGGAGCCCCGAAGACCTGATCCCCCTGCCTGTCCCTAAGCAGGAACCGGTGCCTGTCCCACCTACTCTCCAGGCCCTGCCTGCCCTCGATCCACGCCTGAACCGGCCTCAGAATGCCAGCGTCTCTGACCCCAGGCAGCGGGCAGGGCCCCAGCCAGAACCCTCTGCCAGCCCTGGCTCCAGCCTTCCCGATTTTGAGCTGCTGTCCAGGATATTAAAGACAGTCAATGCAGCCGGCAGCCCTGGGCAGGCTGACAAGCCCAGCGATCCCCGTACACGGAAAGCACCCGCGGACCCCCGGTTGCCCAAGGCGTCCGAGCCAGGGTCCTCGGGAGCCGCCAAGCAGGCTGAGGTCAGCCCCCCGCCAGCAGTGGGGGCGGAGGCTGCCGCCAGCATAGCCCCTTACGATCCCAGGCTGCTGACGGCAGGAGGGCTGAGCAGGGGCCCTGGCCAAAGCAGCGTCCTGAGCGGGATCAGCCTTTACGACCCAAGGACTCCGAGCCCCGGCTGCAAGTCAGCTGAGCCTGCTGGCGAAGGGAGCCCAGCTACCAAAAGTGCCGAAGGCAGCAaaggcggcggcagcagcggcggcaACAGAGGGAAGGAGCCGCTGTTTGTGCGCCGGTCAGCTTTGGACCAGCCGGAAGGCGAGAAGCCCAGCGCAGAGCCAGCCACCGACCGCTACAACAGCTACAATCGCCCACGGCCCAAGGCAGCCCCTTCCGCTCCTGCTCCCACAGTGCCTGCTGCGGAGACAGCTGTCACTCAGCCTGGCGTCCACAATCTCCCCGTGCCGCCGGTGTATGGCTTGGTGAAGCAGGCGGCCAAGTCGGGGCCAGGCAGCCCTTTTGCAGGGAACAGCCCTGTCCAGGAAGGGGAGGTGCAGGATGCGGGCTCGCTGAAGGATGTTTTTAAAGGGTTTGACCCGACAGCCTCCCCCTTCTGCCAGTAG